Proteins from a single region of Desulfolutivibrio sulfoxidireducens:
- a CDS encoding permease produces the protein MFDAFSEYLGFFAQTATAIFLEAAPFLLLGSFLAALIECFVPPERMQRLFPKRAVPGVLAGLVGGLVLPVCECGIVPIVRRMLKKGVPPASAMTYMLAAPIVNPVVMASTYTAFQGDWFMVAARTAMGGVAALIVGLIFSRRPVEDILLGANLPNGIHGHGPASGCACGCGGGETATPEGRVTATGRIRAVMAHTLAEFLDMGAILILGSLFAASFKTLVPSGVMTLFETDPVLAISAMMLLAILLSLCSEADAFVAASFTGFPASAKLAFLALGPMLDVKLAVMFQAVFTRRAAAILMVATPVMVFAMSLALSLLEP, from the coding sequence ATGTTCGACGCCTTTTCCGAGTACCTGGGCTTTTTCGCCCAGACCGCCACGGCCATCTTCCTCGAGGCCGCGCCGTTTCTGCTTCTGGGGTCGTTTCTGGCCGCGCTCATCGAATGCTTCGTGCCGCCGGAGCGCATGCAACGCCTTTTCCCCAAGCGCGCCGTGCCCGGGGTCCTGGCCGGGCTTGTCGGCGGGCTGGTCCTGCCCGTGTGCGAATGCGGCATCGTGCCCATCGTCCGGCGCATGCTCAAAAAAGGCGTGCCCCCGGCCTCGGCCATGACCTACATGCTGGCCGCGCCCATCGTGAATCCCGTGGTCATGGCCTCCACATACACGGCCTTCCAGGGCGACTGGTTCATGGTCGCGGCGCGCACGGCCATGGGGGGCGTTGCCGCCCTGATCGTAGGGCTGATCTTTTCGCGCCGGCCCGTCGAGGACATCCTTCTTGGCGCGAACCTCCCAAACGGCATACACGGGCACGGCCCGGCCAGCGGGTGCGCCTGCGGGTGCGGCGGCGGCGAAACGGCCACGCCTGAGGGCCGGGTCACGGCGACCGGACGAATCAGGGCGGTCATGGCCCACACCCTCGCGGAGTTTTTGGACATGGGGGCCATCCTGATCCTGGGCAGCCTCTTTGCCGCGAGCTTCAAGACCCTGGTTCCCTCCGGGGTCATGACCCTGTTCGAGACCGATCCGGTGCTGGCCATCTCGGCCATGATGCTCCTGGCCATCCTGCTTTCCCTGTGCTCCGAGGCCGACGCCTTCGTGGCCGCCTCCTTCACCGGCTTTCCGGCCAGCGCCAAGCTGGCCTTTCTGGCCCTGGGCCCCATGCTGGACGTGAAACTGGCGGTCATGTTCCAGGCCGTGTTCACCCGCCGCGCCGCCGCCATCCTGATGGTGGCCACGCCGGTCATGGTCTTTGCCATGTCCCTGGCCCTGTCCCTGCTCGAACCGTGA
- a CDS encoding DUF1980 domain-containing protein, protein MNNKRSALLGRCDGLLLLGLALFMAWLVSGDAYWNYLHPRFMPLTTAAAAILAGLGLFALWRPPRPSLSRTLAFAVMLGLALFSLPPADPFGSATDRAAAEEEAVPEDEKGYVRINTGELYDVAENGEMGNFPGPGFAVRGFVRRDPALERLGCFGLYRVALYCCFADATAVGFAVRPADGVMPEDGTWVRVLGKLEPAPGGAALPQPEVPGIFYASTLSGYVFHADRVVPVPAPREAFMFEWRQAEPYAY, encoded by the coding sequence ATGAACAACAAGCGAAGCGCGCTCCTGGGCCGTTGCGACGGCCTGCTGCTCCTGGGACTGGCCCTGTTCATGGCCTGGCTCGTGTCCGGCGACGCCTACTGGAACTACCTCCACCCCCGGTTCATGCCCCTGACCACCGCCGCCGCCGCGATCCTGGCCGGGCTTGGACTGTTCGCCCTGTGGCGGCCTCCCCGGCCGTCGCTTTCCCGCACCCTGGCCTTCGCGGTCATGCTCGGCCTGGCCCTTTTCAGCCTGCCCCCCGCCGACCCCTTCGGGTCCGCCACGGACCGGGCCGCGGCCGAGGAAGAGGCCGTGCCCGAGGACGAGAAGGGATACGTGCGCATCAATACCGGGGAGCTCTACGACGTGGCCGAAAACGGCGAGATGGGGAATTTTCCCGGACCGGGCTTCGCCGTGCGCGGCTTCGTGCGCCGCGATCCGGCCCTGGAGCGGCTGGGATGTTTCGGGCTGTACCGGGTGGCCCTGTACTGCTGTTTCGCCGACGCCACGGCCGTGGGCTTCGCGGTCCGGCCCGCGGACGGGGTCATGCCCGAAGACGGGACCTGGGTGCGCGTCCTGGGGAAGCTCGAACCCGCGCCCGGCGGCGCGGCCCTGCCCCAGCCCGAGGTCCCGGGCATCTTCTACGCCTCGACCCTATCCGGATACGTTTTTCACGCCGACCGGGTCGTGCCCGTGCCCGCCCCGCGCGAGGCGTTCATGTTCGAATGGCGCCAGGCCGAGCCCTACGCCTATTGA
- a CDS encoding Fur family transcriptional regulator has translation MDASVSRLEGLVTLLRGRGRRITPQRLAILRVLARDSGHPSAEQVHARLVRHFPTMSLATVYKTIVLLKQAGEILELQFSELGNRYDGRRPYPHPHVICTGCGAIVDADDPLLCDAAERVARETGYDILTHRLDFFGLCPACREKRDTAGPTKGA, from the coding sequence ATGGACGCCTCCGTCTCCCGCCTGGAAGGCCTGGTGACCCTGCTTCGGGGCAGGGGCCGCCGGATCACGCCCCAGCGCCTGGCCATCCTGCGCGTCCTGGCCCGCGACAGCGGCCATCCCTCGGCCGAACAGGTGCACGCCCGGCTGGTGAGGCACTTTCCCACCATGAGCCTGGCCACGGTGTACAAGACCATCGTCCTGCTCAAGCAGGCCGGGGAGATCCTCGAACTGCAGTTCAGCGAGCTGGGCAACCGCTACGACGGACGCCGGCCCTATCCCCACCCCCACGTCATCTGCACCGGCTGCGGGGCCATCGTGGACGCCGACGACCCCCTTCTTTGCGACGCGGCCGAGCGGGTGGCCCGGGAAACCGGCTACGACATTTTGACCCACCGCCTGGATTTTTTCGGCCTGTGCCCGGCCTGCCGGGAAAAAAGGGACACGGCCGGCCCTACAAAAGGGGCGTGA
- a CDS encoding glycogen/starch/alpha-glucan phosphorylase yields the protein METPESSAGIDRSAVRADITNEILRHIVTTLGSDDQRITRNRVFKALSHVIRDRMAVNWVHTRREYYAEKAKRVYYLSLEFLPGRFLRQNIMRLKLLPEVEAVLAQWGMTLEELEEREAEPGLGNGGLGRLASCCLDSMAALRIPGHGYGIRYDYGLFEQLIENGCQVERADNWLRFGSIWQFDRPHFFYLVRFYGRVECYLDNQGQARRRWTDTAKVRAMACDILIPGQGNAFTSNMRLWAAKATAGFNLCFFNSGDYVGALREKIQSEDISMVLYPEDDTVQGKELRFRQQYFLVSATLQDIMRRHGKDGGSLENLPSEVAIHLNETHPAIAVAELMRILVDEELVDWDAAWAICKGVFTYTNHTVLPEALECWPVDLVAHVLPRHMEIIYEINRRFLDEVAAKYPGDLGRLERLSIIGEGPVKHVRMAHLAVVASHKVNGVAMLHTEILKEHVFADLYRMYPERFVNITNGISPRRFLAQANPGLAGLITEAIGPAWQKDLTRLGDLVPLAGDAAFCEQWRGIRLQNKAALCGYVKNAVGVEISPEALFDAQVKRFHEYKRQVLNVLHVVTLYNRIKTIHEYPAVPRVALFGGKAAPGYAMAKRIIALIGAVAKTVNTDPEVADSLKVVFLPNFSVSTSERLIRATDLSEQISTAGMEASGTGNMKFALNGAVTIGTLDGANIEIRQHVGPENFFTFGLTAPEVAQARASGFNPRLISEFNVELKRALDMVAGGFFSPGQPDFFRPIVDAILDGGDWFMVVADYESYVRQQELAAEAYLDQDGFTRRSILNTAGMGAFSSDRMVTEYARDIWSVTPLL from the coding sequence ATGGAAACCCCCGAAAGCTCCGCCGGCATCGACCGTTCGGCCGTTCGCGCCGACATCACGAACGAGATCCTGCGTCACATCGTCACCACCCTGGGATCCGACGACCAGCGCATCACCCGGAACCGGGTGTTCAAGGCCCTTTCCCACGTCATCCGGGACAGGATGGCCGTGAACTGGGTGCATACCCGGCGCGAATACTACGCGGAAAAGGCCAAGCGGGTGTACTATCTGTCCCTGGAGTTTCTGCCGGGGCGTTTTTTGCGGCAAAACATCATGCGCCTTAAGCTGTTGCCCGAGGTCGAGGCGGTCCTGGCCCAATGGGGCATGACCCTAGAGGAACTCGAGGAGCGCGAGGCCGAACCGGGACTGGGCAACGGCGGCCTGGGACGCCTGGCCTCGTGCTGCCTGGATTCCATGGCCGCCCTGCGCATCCCCGGCCATGGCTACGGCATCCGCTACGACTACGGGCTCTTCGAACAGCTCATCGAGAACGGCTGCCAGGTGGAGCGGGCCGACAACTGGCTGCGCTTCGGGTCCATCTGGCAGTTCGACCGCCCCCATTTCTTCTATCTGGTCCGGTTTTACGGCCGGGTGGAATGCTACCTGGACAACCAGGGCCAGGCGCGGCGCAGGTGGACGGATACGGCCAAGGTTCGGGCCATGGCCTGCGACATCCTGATTCCCGGCCAGGGCAACGCCTTCACCTCGAACATGCGTCTGTGGGCGGCCAAGGCCACCGCGGGCTTCAATCTGTGCTTTTTCAACAGCGGCGATTACGTCGGAGCGCTTCGGGAAAAAATCCAAAGCGAGGACATATCCATGGTCCTGTACCCCGAGGACGACACCGTGCAGGGCAAGGAATTGCGCTTCCGGCAGCAGTATTTCCTGGTCTCGGCCACGCTTCAGGACATCATGCGCCGCCACGGGAAAGACGGCGGCAGCCTGGAGAACCTGCCAAGCGAGGTGGCCATCCACCTCAACGAGACCCATCCGGCCATCGCCGTGGCCGAGCTGATGCGCATCCTGGTGGACGAGGAGCTTGTGGACTGGGACGCGGCCTGGGCCATCTGCAAAGGGGTCTTCACCTACACCAACCACACCGTCCTGCCCGAGGCCCTGGAGTGCTGGCCCGTGGACCTGGTGGCCCACGTCCTGCCCCGGCACATGGAGATCATCTACGAGATCAACCGCCGCTTTCTTGACGAGGTGGCCGCGAAATACCCCGGGGACCTGGGCCGGCTCGAGCGCCTTTCGATCATCGGGGAGGGGCCGGTCAAACATGTGCGCATGGCCCATCTGGCCGTGGTCGCCAGCCACAAGGTCAACGGCGTGGCCATGCTGCATACCGAGATTCTCAAGGAACATGTCTTCGCCGATCTGTACCGGATGTATCCGGAGCGGTTCGTCAACATCACCAACGGCATCTCGCCCCGCCGCTTTCTGGCCCAGGCCAACCCCGGACTGGCCGGGCTGATCACCGAGGCCATCGGGCCGGCCTGGCAAAAAGACCTGACCCGGCTTGGCGACCTGGTCCCCCTGGCCGGCGACGCCGCGTTTTGCGAACAGTGGCGCGGGATTCGCCTGCAAAACAAGGCCGCCCTGTGCGGCTACGTCAAAAACGCCGTGGGTGTGGAGATTTCGCCCGAGGCCCTTTTCGACGCCCAGGTCAAGCGCTTCCACGAATACAAACGCCAGGTCTTAAACGTCCTGCACGTCGTCACCCTCTATAACCGCATCAAGACCATCCACGAATATCCGGCCGTCCCCCGGGTGGCGCTCTTCGGCGGCAAGGCCGCCCCGGGCTATGCCATGGCCAAGCGCATCATCGCCCTGATCGGGGCCGTGGCCAAAACCGTCAACACCGACCCCGAGGTTGCGGACAGCCTGAAGGTCGTTTTTTTGCCCAACTTCAGCGTGTCCACCAGCGAACGCCTGATCCGGGCCACGGACCTCTCGGAACAGATCTCCACCGCCGGCATGGAGGCCTCGGGCACGGGCAACATGAAGTTCGCCTTAAACGGGGCCGTGACCATCGGCACCCTGGACGGGGCGAACATCGAGATACGTCAGCATGTCGGCCCGGAGAACTTCTTCACCTTCGGGCTGACCGCGCCCGAGGTGGCCCAGGCCCGGGCCAGCGGCTTCAACCCGCGCCTGATTTCCGAGTTCAACGTGGAGCTCAAAAGGGCCCTGGACATGGTCGCCGGCGGCTTTTTCTCGCCCGGCCAGCCCGACTTCTTCCGGCCCATCGTGGACGCCATCCTGGACGGCGGCGACTGGTTCATGGTCGTGGCCGACTACGAGTCCTACGTCCGCCAGCAGGAACTGGCCGCCGAAGCCTATCTGGACCAGGACGGCTTTACCCGGCGGTCCATCCTGAACACGGCGGGAATGGGCGCTTTTTCCAGCGACCGCATGGTCACGGAATACGCCCGGGACATTTGGAGCGTCACGCCCCTTTTGTAG
- the mgtA gene encoding magnesium-translocating P-type ATPase, translating into MNDAPSPFYARPASEVLTELATSPAGLSAREAAARLAALGPNTLGGKGGRSDFRLLLSQFKSPIILILIFAAILSFFLDDQTDAIIILVIVCVSGLLGFWQERGAAHAVEKLLEMVETRGTALRDGLPARIPFDEFVPGDVVSLTAGCGIPGDCLILESRDLFANEASLTGETFPVEKGAAPVRPDASLAERANVLFMGTHVVSGTATAVVAKTARETEFGKVSARLRAAPRETDFERGIRRFGFLLMEITMIMMTGIFALNVLLEKPVADSFLFSLALAVGLTPQLLPAIISVNLAAGAKRLAASKVIVRRLAAIENFGAMTILCSDKTGTLTDGTVRIQGTYDATGAPSDHAFTLAYLNGFFQSGFANPIDAAIAAKGGVDVSGYAKLDEIPYDFVRKRLGILVHKDGQNLLVVKGALRAVLAACSRARLPDGGLAPLADVRPDIEKRFEEYGRQGYRCLGLAGKDMGEAGQAGKADETDMVFEGFLTLWDPPKPGIAQTVANLAQKGVRLTVITGDNRYVAESIGRQMGIAEPAILTGPDLRTLSPDALVARAARTDIFAEVEPNQKEDIVRALQKAGFVVGFMGDGINDASAIKAADVGLSVDGAVDVAKEAADIVLLDPDLGVLENGVLLGRKTFANTLKYIFMATSANFGNMFSMAGASLFLPFLPLLPTQVLLTNLLTDLPEMTIASDSVDPDMVERPRKWDIKFIRNFMLVFGPLSSIFDCLTFVVLLHFLNASEALFQTGWFVESVVSAALIVLVVRTKRTILTSRPSRLLLWATLAMVGLTLWLPFGPLAEPFDFVPLPWSFLPALAGIVGLYVVSAELAKKWFYRRFG; encoded by the coding sequence ATGAATGACGCACCGTCCCCGTTTTACGCCAGACCCGCGTCGGAGGTCCTGACTGAGCTTGCGACCTCGCCGGCCGGGCTTTCGGCCCGGGAGGCCGCCGCGAGGCTGGCGGCGCTTGGCCCCAACACCCTCGGCGGCAAGGGCGGCCGAAGCGATTTCAGGCTGCTTCTTTCCCAGTTCAAAAGCCCCATCATCCTGATCCTGATCTTCGCCGCCATCCTGTCCTTTTTCCTGGACGACCAGACCGACGCGATCATCATTCTGGTCATCGTCTGCGTCAGCGGCCTTCTGGGCTTCTGGCAGGAGCGCGGCGCGGCCCATGCCGTGGAAAAGCTCCTGGAGATGGTGGAGACCAGGGGCACGGCCCTGCGCGACGGCCTGCCCGCGCGCATCCCCTTCGACGAGTTCGTACCCGGGGACGTGGTCAGCCTGACCGCCGGGTGCGGCATCCCGGGCGACTGCCTGATCCTGGAATCCAGGGATCTGTTCGCCAACGAGGCCTCGCTCACCGGCGAGACCTTCCCCGTGGAGAAAGGCGCCGCCCCCGTGCGTCCGGACGCCTCCCTGGCCGAGCGCGCCAACGTCCTTTTCATGGGCACCCACGTGGTCAGCGGCACGGCCACGGCCGTGGTGGCCAAAACGGCCCGGGAGACCGAGTTCGGCAAGGTCTCGGCCAGGCTTCGGGCCGCGCCGAGGGAGACGGATTTCGAGCGCGGCATCCGGCGCTTCGGTTTTCTGCTCATGGAAATCACCATGATCATGATGACCGGCATCTTCGCCCTAAACGTGCTCCTCGAAAAGCCCGTGGCCGATTCCTTCCTGTTCTCCCTGGCCCTGGCCGTGGGCCTGACCCCGCAGCTTTTGCCGGCCATAATAAGCGTCAACCTGGCCGCCGGGGCCAAGCGGCTGGCCGCCTCCAAGGTCATCGTGCGCCGGCTGGCGGCCATCGAGAACTTCGGGGCCATGACCATCCTGTGCTCGGACAAGACCGGGACCCTGACCGACGGCACCGTGCGCATCCAGGGGACCTACGACGCCACGGGCGCGCCCAGCGACCACGCCTTTACGCTGGCCTACCTCAACGGCTTTTTCCAAAGCGGCTTCGCCAACCCCATCGATGCGGCCATCGCCGCCAAGGGCGGGGTGGACGTCTCCGGCTACGCCAAGCTCGACGAGATTCCCTATGACTTCGTGCGCAAACGTCTGGGCATCCTGGTCCATAAGGACGGCCAGAATCTGCTGGTGGTCAAGGGCGCCCTGCGGGCGGTCCTGGCCGCCTGCTCCCGGGCGCGGCTGCCGGACGGCGGACTGGCGCCCCTGGCCGACGTGCGCCCGGACATCGAAAAACGCTTCGAGGAATACGGCCGCCAGGGCTACCGCTGCCTGGGCCTGGCCGGCAAGGACATGGGGGAGGCCGGACAGGCCGGCAAGGCCGACGAGACGGACATGGTCTTCGAGGGCTTTTTGACCCTGTGGGATCCGCCCAAACCCGGCATCGCCCAGACCGTGGCCAATCTGGCCCAAAAGGGCGTGCGGCTGACGGTCATCACCGGCGACAACCGCTATGTGGCCGAGAGCATCGGCCGCCAGATGGGCATCGCCGAGCCGGCCATCCTGACCGGGCCGGACCTGCGCACCCTGTCGCCCGACGCGTTGGTGGCCCGGGCGGCCAGGACCGACATCTTCGCCGAGGTCGAGCCCAACCAGAAGGAGGACATCGTGCGGGCCTTGCAGAAGGCCGGGTTCGTGGTCGGGTTCATGGGCGACGGCATCAACGACGCCTCGGCCATCAAGGCCGCCGACGTGGGGCTGTCCGTGGACGGGGCCGTGGACGTGGCCAAGGAGGCGGCGGACATCGTGCTTCTGGACCCGGACCTGGGGGTTTTGGAAAACGGGGTGCTGCTCGGCAGAAAGACCTTCGCCAACACCTTGAAATATATCTTCATGGCCACCAGCGCCAATTTCGGCAACATGTTCTCCATGGCCGGGGCCTCGTTGTTTTTGCCGTTTCTGCCCCTGCTTCCCACCCAGGTCCTTTTGACCAACCTGCTCACGGACCTGCCCGAGATGACCATCGCCTCGGACTCGGTGGACCCGGACATGGTCGAGCGCCCCAGGAAGTGGGACATCAAGTTCATCCGTAACTTCATGCTGGTCTTCGGGCCGCTGAGCTCCATTTTCGACTGCCTGACCTTCGTGGTCCTGCTGCACTTCTTGAACGCCTCGGAGGCCCTGTTCCAGACCGGCTGGTTCGTGGAGTCGGTGGTCTCGGCGGCGCTGATCGTCTTGGTGGTGCGCACCAAACGAACCATCCTGACCAGCCGCCCCAGCCGGCTGCTTCTGTGGGCCACTTTGGCCATGGTGGGGCTGACCTTGTGGCTGCCCTTCGGGCCGTTGGCCGAGCCCTTCGACTTCGTGCCCCTGCCATGGTCGTTTCTGCCGGCCCTGGCCGGGATCGTGGGGCTGTACGTCGTAAGCGCCGAGCTGGCCAAGAAGTGGTTCTACCGCCGGTTCGGGTGA
- a CDS encoding type II toxin-antitoxin system RelE/ParE family toxin, protein MPRNSGSGNSHLAEPRWSVEFLDDRVEAEFDAFPAELQADFVHIAEMIQEVGLHAIGYPHVRHVREKLWEMRTRGKDGIGRELYCTAKGRRVIILRCFTKKANKTPQKEIEIAAERMKQLT, encoded by the coding sequence ATGCCCAGGAATTCAGGCTCGGGGAATTCTCACCTGGCCGAGCCACGATGGAGCGTCGAATTCCTGGACGACAGGGTGGAAGCGGAATTCGATGCCTTCCCGGCGGAACTCCAGGCCGATTTCGTGCATATCGCCGAGATGATCCAGGAGGTCGGCCTGCACGCCATCGGTTACCCCCACGTCAGACATGTCCGGGAAAAACTCTGGGAGATGCGGACGCGGGGCAAGGACGGCATCGGGCGCGAGTTGTATTGCACGGCAAAGGGCCGACGCGTGATCATTCTCCGGTGCTTCACGAAAAAGGCGAACAAAACGCCGCAAAAGGAAATCGAAATCGCCGCGGAGAGAATGAAGCAGCTTACGTAA
- a CDS encoding helix-turn-helix domain-containing protein: protein MNRKTMDQKKAELLQDPAFRQAYEEREAAYAVALAAITARKNAGLTQAEVADRMHTTQSAVARLESGKSVPTLPTLEKFARATGARLRVSFEPTC from the coding sequence ATGAACAGAAAAACCATGGACCAGAAAAAGGCCGAACTCCTGCAAGACCCCGCCTTCAGGCAGGCCTATGAAGAGCGGGAGGCGGCGTACGCCGTGGCGCTCGCGGCCATCACGGCCCGCAAGAACGCCGGCCTGACCCAGGCGGAGGTCGCCGACCGGATGCACACCACCCAGTCCGCCGTGGCCCGTCTCGAATCGGGCAAATCGGTCCCAACCCTGCCGACGCTTGAAAAATTTGCCAGGGCCACCGGCGCCCGGCTGCGTGTCAGCTTTGAACCGACCTGCTGA
- a CDS encoding zinc-dependent alcohol dehydrogenase — protein MNALVYEKSIPRYLASALAARLDRRKFFPRVSPLRLADVPFDPPPGWVRLKTLMCGICGSDMGLLKGHESVLLEPYASMPSVLGHEILAVVEDAPAGSGFSAGQRVAVEPILPCETRGLSPCRFCAAGDYNLCENFLRGGLPPGAFLGFNAKAPGGMAERTAAHPSRIFPIPDHVPDETAILLDSLASVLHPVLVHFPMDTDTVVINGMGILGQHAVRSLRALGSKARIVAVARHGFQAEAAKNGGADVVLRSPGRKELGEAVGATFVPTTLGGGNLEGGADLFLDCAGGSRAFEEGLLALRAGGTYVMVGTTARLSGADVSSLWFRQLRVVGSASYGHATDPRTGKRVRTYDVALELLSRGTYPTAGLLTHTFRLADYARAFTAAFDKRGHQSMKVAFDLRS, from the coding sequence ATGAACGCCCTGGTCTACGAAAAAAGCATCCCCCGCTACCTGGCCAGCGCCTTGGCCGCACGGCTGGATCGCCGCAAGTTCTTTCCCCGCGTCTCGCCCCTGCGTCTGGCCGACGTCCCCTTTGACCCGCCTCCGGGCTGGGTCCGGCTCAAAACCCTGATGTGCGGCATCTGCGGTTCGGACATGGGCCTTTTAAAGGGCCACGAATCCGTCCTGCTCGAACCCTACGCCTCCATGCCCTCGGTCCTCGGGCACGAGATTTTGGCCGTGGTCGAGGACGCCCCGGCCGGTTCGGGTTTTTCGGCGGGCCAGCGGGTGGCTGTGGAGCCGATTCTGCCCTGCGAGACCCGGGGGCTTTCCCCCTGCCGGTTCTGCGCCGCCGGGGACTACAACCTGTGTGAGAACTTTTTGCGCGGCGGGTTGCCGCCCGGCGCTTTTCTGGGATTTAACGCCAAGGCCCCGGGGGGCATGGCCGAGCGCACCGCGGCCCATCCCTCGCGGATATTCCCGATTCCGGATCACGTCCCGGACGAGACCGCGATTTTGCTCGATTCTCTGGCCTCGGTGCTGCATCCGGTCCTGGTGCATTTCCCCATGGACACGGACACGGTGGTCATAAACGGCATGGGCATTCTCGGGCAGCACGCCGTGCGCTCCCTGCGCGCCCTTGGCTCCAAGGCCCGCATCGTGGCCGTGGCCCGGCATGGGTTCCAGGCCGAGGCGGCTAAAAACGGCGGGGCCGACGTGGTCTTGCGCTCTCCCGGGCGCAAGGAACTGGGGGAGGCCGTGGGCGCCACGTTCGTGCCCACGACCCTTGGCGGCGGCAACCTGGAGGGCGGGGCGGACCTGTTTCTGGACTGCGCCGGGGGCTCCCGGGCCTTCGAGGAGGGTCTTTTGGCCCTTCGGGCCGGCGGGACCTACGTCATGGTCGGGACCACAGCCCGGCTTTCCGGGGCCGACGTGTCCAGCCTGTGGTTCCGGCAACTGCGCGTGGTGGGCTCGGCCAGCTACGGCCACGCCACGGACCCGCGCACGGGCAAGCGGGTCCGCACCTACGACGTGGCCCTGGAGCTTCTCTCCCGCGGGACCTACCCCACGGCCGGTCTTCTGACCCACACCTTCCGTCTGGCGGACTACGCCCGGGCGTTTACCGCCGCCTTCGACAAGCGCGGCCACCAAAGCATGAAGGTGGCCTTCGACCTTCGGTCGTAA